One window from the genome of Vidua chalybeata isolate OUT-0048 chromosome 3, bVidCha1 merged haplotype, whole genome shotgun sequence encodes:
- the CITED2 gene encoding cbp/p300-interacting transactivator 2, producing the protein MADHMMAMNHGRFPDGSGGLHHHPAHRMGMGQFPTPHHHHQQQQPPQQHAFSALMGDHIHYGAGSMNASSGVRHAIGPGSVSGGHPAGSMPPPARFSGSQFMAPPVASPGGQLSASMQLQKLNNQYFSHHPYPHSHYMPDLHPGSHQLNGGSQQHFRDCNPKHGGGGSGLPPAVPHVPAAMLPPNVIDTDFIDEEVLMSLVIEMGLDRIKELPELWLGQNEFDFMTDFVCKQQPSRVSC; encoded by the coding sequence ATGGCAGACCACATGATGGCCATGAACCACGGACGATTCCCCGACGGATCCGGCGGGCTCCATCACCACCCTGCGCATCGGATGGGCATGGGGCAGTTTCCCACTCCccatcaccaccaccagcagcagcagccgccgcaGCAGCACGCCTTCAGCGCCCTGATGGGCGACCATATACATTACGGAGCTGGGAGTATGAACGCGAGCAGCGGGGTGAGGCACGCCATAGGGCCGGGCAGCGTGAGCGGAGGGCACCCGGCCGGCAGCAtgccgccccccgcccgcttCAGCGGCTCCCAGTTCATGGCCCCCCCCGTCGCCAGCCCGGGAGGGCAGCTGAGCGCCAGCATGCAGCTCCAGAAGCTGAACAACCAGTACTTCAGCCACCACCCCTACCCCCACAGCCACTACATGCCGGACTTGCACCCCGGTAGCCACCAGCTGAACGGCGGCAGCCAGCAGCATTTCAGGGACTGCAACCCCAAgcacggcggcggcggcagcggcttGCCGCCCGCCGTCCCTCACGTCCCCGCGGCAATGCTGCCGCCCAATGTCATAGACACGGACTTCATCGACGAGGAGGTCCTCATGTCCTTAGTCATCGAAATGGGGCTGGATCGCATCAAGGAGCTTCCCGAGCTGTGGTTGGGACAGAACGAGTTTGACTTCATGACAGACTTCGTTTGCaaacagcagcccagcagggtGAGCTGCTGa